A part of Gemmatimonas groenlandica genomic DNA contains:
- a CDS encoding carotenoid biosynthesis protein, producing the protein MTASTDLRDTLRDSSPSTLLKIAGLTLLGHAFFSAFSAFAFATFLVPPYPEWLQTAQNQKVMAVGFAYGGATTVTLGAIAGLAFLAHCIGSRRALLVFLVSFCLAFISEYAGTVTDYPFGAYEYTSQLGYKMFGRVPFNIPTSWFYMLVASLAICGRFLPAKDDSTSKWYWALMGGLVLTAWDVSMDPAMVKTNHWFWQMGSLADRSAFEQFIGKPIFFGMPITNWLGWLFTGIIVARVMLAIVPPTTWVSKVSPHRLPITLYALNGLLPLAICFRQDMVLAGVLGTIAMAIPLWAALRNDPQPLGITGTAPVGRVAVSGR; encoded by the coding sequence ATGACCGCTTCTACCGACCTTCGGGATACCCTGCGGGACAGCTCACCGTCCACGCTGCTCAAGATTGCCGGTCTCACCTTGCTCGGGCACGCGTTCTTCAGTGCGTTTTCCGCGTTCGCGTTCGCCACGTTCCTCGTGCCGCCGTATCCCGAGTGGCTGCAGACCGCGCAGAACCAGAAGGTGATGGCCGTGGGCTTCGCCTATGGCGGTGCCACCACGGTCACCCTCGGTGCCATCGCCGGCCTCGCGTTCCTCGCGCACTGCATCGGCAGCCGGCGGGCGCTGCTCGTGTTCCTCGTGTCGTTCTGCCTGGCGTTCATCTCGGAATATGCCGGCACCGTCACCGACTATCCGTTTGGCGCGTACGAGTACACGAGCCAGCTGGGCTACAAGATGTTTGGCCGAGTGCCCTTCAACATCCCGACGTCGTGGTTCTACATGCTGGTCGCCTCGTTGGCGATCTGCGGACGCTTTCTGCCCGCGAAGGACGATAGCACGTCTAAATGGTACTGGGCGCTCATGGGCGGACTCGTGCTCACGGCGTGGGACGTCTCCATGGACCCCGCGATGGTGAAAACCAACCATTGGTTCTGGCAGATGGGCTCCCTTGCCGACCGCTCCGCCTTCGAGCAGTTCATTGGCAAGCCCATTTTCTTTGGCATGCCGATCACGAACTGGCTCGGCTGGCTGTTCACCGGCATCATCGTGGCGCGCGTCATGCTCGCCATCGTGCCGCCCACGACGTGGGTGTCCAAGGTCTCGCCGCATCGCTTGCCGATCACGCTGTACGCCTTGAACGGGCTCTTGCCGTTGGCCATCTGCTTCCGTCAGGACATGGTGCTGGCGGGTGTGCTTGGCACGATCGCCATGGCGATTCCCCTGTGGGCCGCGCTCCGCAACGACCCGCAGCCCCTCGGCATCACCGGGACGGCGCCGGTCGGTCGCGTCGCGGTCTCGGGCCGCTGA
- a CDS encoding phytoene/squalene synthase family protein, with the protein MNRSHFTLCRPIGTKTFVLSRSAQEPLVVFCVQQARTFCSFIAPVVRTAAEVIPPDHRFDEFPSRHESFNAADAAQGSMIVNASLDDASECARITMVHARTFSLASKLLPASKRRAAYALYAFCRIADDLVDQADHDNVSELALQLDAYRNELQAALDGRPSGPVFREVAWVAREYEVSPAPLFELLDGVRRDLEAHTYATWPELEQYCEGVASSVGEMCTYVFGVPAGPTMLTQAIQYARTLGTAMQLTNILRDVGEDAQRGRCYLPADDMARFGLTPQDVLSRGPELARHPGWAPLMAYEVSRARALYVAAMPGIALLDGDAQRCAAACANGYAGILTAIEAQNYDTISTRARIGRLARVGILWNAWRYRAPAPDLSALGHGPRIVWEPNAVASNADSLIRLA; encoded by the coding sequence GTGAATCGATCGCACTTTACCTTGTGTAGACCCATCGGTACAAAAACTTTCGTATTATCGCGGAGCGCGCAGGAACCTCTCGTCGTTTTCTGCGTTCAGCAGGCGAGGACGTTCTGCTCGTTCATTGCTCCCGTTGTCCGAACCGCGGCTGAAGTCATCCCGCCTGACCACCGTTTTGATGAGTTTCCGTCCCGGCATGAGTCCTTCAACGCAGCCGATGCTGCCCAGGGTAGCATGATCGTGAACGCGTCTCTGGACGACGCGTCCGAATGCGCCCGGATCACGATGGTCCACGCGCGTACTTTCTCGCTGGCGAGCAAACTGCTCCCGGCGTCGAAGCGTCGTGCGGCCTACGCGCTCTACGCGTTCTGCCGGATCGCCGACGACCTCGTCGATCAGGCCGACCACGATAACGTGTCCGAACTGGCCCTCCAGCTCGACGCCTACCGGAACGAGCTGCAGGCTGCCCTCGACGGACGACCGAGCGGACCGGTGTTCCGGGAAGTCGCTTGGGTGGCCCGTGAGTATGAGGTGTCACCCGCCCCGCTGTTCGAATTGCTCGACGGCGTGCGCCGAGACCTCGAGGCGCATACCTACGCCACCTGGCCTGAGCTCGAGCAGTACTGCGAGGGAGTCGCCAGCTCCGTCGGCGAGATGTGCACGTACGTGTTCGGCGTCCCCGCGGGCCCGACGATGCTCACCCAGGCGATTCAGTATGCCCGAACGCTCGGCACGGCCATGCAGCTCACCAATATCCTGCGGGATGTCGGGGAAGACGCGCAGCGCGGCCGTTGCTACCTGCCGGCCGACGACATGGCGCGGTTCGGTCTGACACCGCAGGACGTGCTGTCGCGAGGCCCGGAACTCGCGCGCCATCCCGGCTGGGCGCCGCTGATGGCGTACGAAGTCAGTCGGGCCCGCGCCTTGTACGTGGCTGCTATGCCGGGCATCGCGTTGCTCGATGGCGACGCCCAGCGGTGCGCAGCGGCCTGCGCCAATGGCTATGCTGGGATTCTCACGGCCATCGAAGCGCAAAACTATGACACCATTTCGACCCGCGCGCGCATTGGTCGTCTAGCGCGCGTCGGGATCCTCTGGAATGCCTGGCGATATCGCGCGCCGGCGCCTGATCTCTCCGCGTTGGGTCACGGTCCCCGGATCGTGTGGGAACCCAATGCCGTGGCTTCCAACGCCGACTCCCTGATCCGCCTGGCCTGA